One genomic segment of Paenibacillus xylanexedens includes these proteins:
- a CDS encoding VOC family protein: protein MKIREVGLLTHQIEAIKEFYGTLLELELVEDGTTFVSFRAGNSVLSFKKTPEQENPYYHVAFTIPTNKLADAKRWAQDRNIPLLSKDGQDEFYFPYWDATAFYFYDPSGNLMEFIAHHSLDNAVDEAFEAKHLLCISEIGLPVDDVPETMNTLNEHYQLEPFAGDGKQFSPTGDAEGMFIVIDKQMPWFPDGRMPGVFATEVKVETGQPGSLRIQDDMYSIVSN, encoded by the coding sequence ATGAAAATAAGAGAAGTTGGTTTGTTGACACATCAGATTGAGGCCATAAAGGAGTTTTACGGTACACTACTGGAATTGGAGCTTGTGGAGGATGGTACAACATTCGTTTCATTTCGTGCGGGGAACTCGGTCCTATCTTTCAAGAAGACGCCAGAGCAAGAGAACCCATACTATCATGTAGCGTTTACGATTCCAACGAATAAACTTGCTGATGCAAAAAGGTGGGCTCAAGACCGTAACATTCCATTGCTCTCGAAAGATGGACAGGATGAATTTTATTTCCCCTACTGGGATGCAACAGCCTTCTATTTTTATGATCCAAGCGGCAACTTGATGGAATTTATCGCTCACCATTCACTCGATAATGCAGTTGATGAAGCTTTTGAAGCGAAGCATCTATTATGTATTAGTGAAATCGGTCTGCCTGTCGATGATGTTCCTGAGACAATGAACACATTGAATGAGCATTATCAACTTGAACCATTTGCCGGAGACGGAAAACAATTCTCCCCCACGGGTGATGCAGAAGGCATGTTTATTGTCATTGATAAACAGATGCCCTGGTTCCCAGACGGACGCATGCCTGGTGTATTTGCTACAGAGGTGAAGGTGGAAACTGGGCAGCCCGGTAGTCTGCGTATACAGGACGATATGTACTCGATTGTATCTAATTAA
- a CDS encoding LysR family transcriptional regulator yields MEIRQMENFITVCEELHFTRAAEKLGISQPTLSQQIRGLEDELGVPLFDRVGKKIVMTQAGTLFLEHCVQMIRHLQNTQDALAEFRNDQRGRLVIGVLPSDLDYRITPLLVDFHARFPKVQLKVISSIYVVNQVLENEVDIGIEITSAPDRRLVRIPLCSEEYVLVVSENHDWAERSTIEIQELRDIQTVMFPEGFTGRELVDGYCRKYGFTLNTIMETSSATSIISLVKANVGGTLLPYPLIKAMNEPTLRCIRITDDPPYRHFEIIHRSDRYLTQSAKAFIEKTIEYFNQR; encoded by the coding sequence ATGGAGATTCGTCAAATGGAAAACTTTATTACAGTGTGTGAGGAGCTTCATTTTACACGGGCAGCTGAGAAACTTGGCATATCTCAACCTACGTTGAGTCAACAGATACGTGGGTTGGAGGATGAACTTGGTGTTCCTTTGTTTGACCGTGTCGGCAAAAAAATAGTGATGACCCAGGCAGGTACTCTGTTTCTGGAGCACTGTGTACAGATGATCCGGCATTTACAGAATACCCAGGATGCGCTGGCTGAATTTCGGAATGATCAGCGGGGACGATTGGTTATTGGTGTTCTTCCGTCGGATTTGGATTACCGTATCACTCCATTGCTCGTTGATTTTCATGCCCGATTCCCCAAGGTACAATTGAAGGTTATCTCTTCGATCTATGTCGTAAATCAAGTGTTGGAAAATGAAGTCGACATCGGCATCGAGATCACGTCTGCCCCGGATAGGCGGCTTGTACGCATTCCTTTGTGCAGTGAAGAATATGTACTCGTCGTTTCCGAGAATCATGATTGGGCTGAACGAAGCACAATTGAAATTCAGGAGTTACGTGATATCCAAACGGTGATGTTCCCCGAAGGATTCACAGGCAGAGAATTGGTCGATGGCTATTGCCGTAAATATGGATTTACCCTAAATACCATCATGGAGACCAGTTCGGCAACCTCCATCATTAGCCTGGTCAAAGCCAACGTCGGAGGAACACTGCTGCCTTATCCTCTGATCAAAGCCATGAATGAGCCCACGCTACGTTGCATCCGAATTACAGACGATCCGCCATACCGGCACTTTGAGATCATCCATCGGTCCGACCGTTACCTGACGCAATCGGCCAAGGCATTTATTGAGAAGACAATCGAGTATTTCAATCAAAGGTGA